Proteins encoded within one genomic window of Cellulomonas xiejunii:
- the rpsG gene encoding 30S ribosomal protein S7: protein MPRKGPAPKRPLIVDPVYGSPVVTQLINKVLLDGKKTVAEAIVYGALEGVREKTQSDPVVVLKRALDNVRPAIEVKSRRVGGATYQVPIEVRPVRSTTLALRWLTDFSRARREKTMTERLMNEILDASNGLGAAVKRREDMHKMAESNRAFAHYRW from the coding sequence ATGCCTCGCAAGGGTCCCGCTCCGAAGCGGCCGCTGATCGTCGACCCCGTCTACGGCTCGCCGGTGGTCACGCAGCTCATCAACAAGGTCCTCCTCGACGGCAAGAAGACCGTCGCCGAGGCCATCGTCTACGGCGCCCTCGAGGGCGTCCGTGAGAAGACGCAGTCCGACCCGGTCGTCGTGCTCAAGCGCGCGCTGGACAACGTGCGTCCCGCCATCGAGGTCAAGTCCCGCCGCGTCGGTGGTGCGACCTACCAGGTCCCCATCGAGGTCCGCCCCGTGCGCTCCACGACGCTGGCCCTGCGTTGGCTGACGGACTTCTCGCGCGCTCGTCGCGAGAAGACCATGACCGAGCGCCTCATGAACGAGATCCTCGACGCCTCCAACGGCCTGGGCGCTGCAGTCAAGCGTCGCGAGGACATGCACAAGATGGCCGAGTCCAACCGGGCGTTCGCGCACTACCGCTGGTGA
- the rpsL gene encoding 30S ribosomal protein S12 has product MPTIQQLVRKGRQAKTNKSKTPALKGSPQRRGVCTRVYTTTPKKPNSALRKVARVRLSSGIEVTAYIPGVGHNLQEHSIVLVRGGRVKDLPGVRYKIVRGALDTQGVKNRKQARSRYGAKKG; this is encoded by the coding sequence GTGCCTACGATCCAGCAGCTGGTCCGCAAGGGCCGGCAGGCGAAGACGAACAAGTCGAAGACGCCTGCCCTCAAGGGCTCCCCCCAGCGACGCGGTGTGTGCACCCGTGTCTACACGACCACCCCGAAGAAGCCGAACTCGGCGCTGCGCAAGGTGGCGCGCGTGCGCCTGTCCTCGGGCATCGAGGTCACGGCGTACATCCCGGGCGTCGGCCACAACCTGCAGGAGCACTCCATCGTGCTCGTGCGCGGCGGTCGTGTGAAGGACCTCCCCGGTGTCCGTTACAAGATCGTGCGCGGCGCGCTCGACACCCAGGGTGTCAAGAACCGCAAGCAGGCACGTTCCCGCTACGGCGCGAAGAAGGGCTGA
- a CDS encoding C2 family cysteine protease translates to MTDRRARRVRDERGAGTLEYLGVVVVAALLVVAVITGVRSAAVAQHVTAALCDIRSAFSQAGDCGDEDVPTTYDGQDGDGLTAGAPGRSGEAPAGDGQEQDDTSSPDYVNAADDREEADPERVADALAEVRDALEGGFFGVRAGDLEDAREAVEDLNGREIDALIASMDDEELKRWVSQMEDGWLLGGWSREERRELWELLASRASKETLDRLAQHTEELQPSFHGVGGDGARESPASPANSGRYGEVPHDLVIDGVAPSDVMQGALGDCWFQVGLMAVAQADPTLIEEAITRNPNGSYTVRLFEDGEPVHVTVTPEMVLMPDGSTAFSHAGPRLLDDNRTLAHELWPLVMEKALAVHWENDYAALEYNHPSVAFELLTGTPAQMARVDAGQVAPQDLARVLDGGGLVAVGTPADRGDLPDIFDRPAEQGGLVGQHAYVLAAADAEAGTLTFVNPWSWSLPHVTVTYAEYEQYFSGVYVSEATR, encoded by the coding sequence GTGACCGATCGACGAGCGAGACGCGTCAGGGACGAGCGCGGCGCCGGGACGTTGGAGTACCTCGGCGTCGTCGTGGTGGCGGCGCTCCTCGTCGTCGCCGTGATCACGGGGGTGCGGTCGGCGGCTGTGGCGCAGCACGTGACGGCGGCCCTGTGCGACATCCGGTCCGCCTTCTCCCAGGCGGGCGACTGCGGTGACGAGGACGTCCCCACGACCTACGACGGCCAGGACGGTGACGGGCTGACCGCCGGCGCTCCCGGTCGGTCGGGCGAGGCGCCGGCGGGCGACGGGCAGGAGCAGGACGACACGTCGTCCCCCGACTACGTCAACGCCGCGGACGATCGCGAGGAGGCGGACCCCGAGCGGGTCGCGGACGCTCTCGCGGAGGTGCGCGACGCGCTCGAGGGCGGGTTCTTCGGCGTTCGCGCGGGTGACCTCGAGGACGCGCGCGAGGCCGTCGAGGACCTCAACGGTCGTGAGATCGACGCGCTCATCGCCTCGATGGACGACGAGGAGCTCAAACGCTGGGTCAGCCAGATGGAGGACGGCTGGCTGCTCGGCGGGTGGTCGCGGGAGGAGCGCCGCGAGCTGTGGGAGCTGCTGGCGTCACGGGCGTCGAAGGAGACCCTGGACCGGCTCGCGCAGCACACTGAGGAACTGCAGCCGAGCTTCCACGGCGTGGGTGGGGACGGCGCACGCGAGAGCCCGGCGAGCCCCGCCAACAGCGGTCGGTACGGCGAGGTCCCGCACGACCTGGTGATCGACGGCGTGGCGCCGTCGGACGTCATGCAGGGGGCGTTGGGGGACTGCTGGTTCCAGGTCGGGCTCATGGCGGTGGCCCAGGCGGACCCGACGCTCATCGAGGAGGCGATCACCCGCAACCCGAACGGCTCGTACACCGTGCGGCTCTTCGAGGACGGCGAGCCGGTCCACGTCACCGTCACGCCGGAGATGGTGCTCATGCCGGACGGCTCGACCGCGTTCAGCCACGCCGGCCCGCGGCTGCTCGACGACAACCGGACCCTCGCCCACGAGCTGTGGCCGTTGGTCATGGAGAAGGCCCTCGCCGTGCACTGGGAGAACGACTACGCGGCGCTCGAGTACAACCACCCGTCGGTGGCCTTCGAGCTGCTGACCGGGACGCCGGCGCAGATGGCGCGGGTCGACGCGGGCCAGGTCGCGCCGCAGGACCTCGCCCGCGTCCTCGACGGCGGCGGTCTGGTCGCCGTCGGCACGCCCGCCGACCGCGGCGACCTGCCGGACATCTTCGACCGGCCCGCCGAACAGGGCGGGCTCGTCGGCCAGCACGCGTACGTCCTGGCCGCTGCCGACGCCGAGGCGGGGACGTTGACGTTCGTCAATCCGTGGTCGTGGAGCCTGCCGCACGTGACCGTGACCTACGCTGAGTACGAGCAGTACTTCTCCGGCGTCTACGTGAGTGAGGCGACACGATGA